DNA from Paraburkholderia sp. BL10I2N1:
GTGCAGATTAACCCGACCGGGTTCGACGTGATGCACGCGCTGGCGCGGGCGCGGCGCGACGCGGCGTCGGTGGCCCTCGTCACGCATGGCGAAACGCCCGAAGAAGTCCGGCGCTTCACTGCTGCGTATGGCATCGATGTCGTGTTTGCCTCTTATCAGTCCGCACAGGACGCCGAGAGTTGTGTGCTCGATCTGCGTGATCGGGGCGTGGGAGCGGTCGTCGGACCGGGGCTTGTGACCGATCTTGCCGCTCGCGCCGGCATGGCGGCGGTGTTTCTTTATTCGCGCGCCTCGGTGCGTGCCGCGTTCGAAACGGCGCTCGACGTCGCGCAGGCGACCCGCGGCGAAGCGGTGCGCCGTCAACGGCTCGACAATCTGCTGCAACATATGCGCGATGGCGTCGTCGCGCTCGATGCGCAAGGGCGGGTCGAAGCGATCAACCAACGTCTCGCCACCGCGCTTGGCATCGACACGGCGAACGCCGTGGGCCGGCCGCTCATCGAACTCGCGCCCGACATCGCCGACGCATTGCCGGACGCCGACGGCGATGCGCCCGGGTCGGTACGCGGTGTGAGCTATGTCGTGCACCGCGGGCCGCTGGCGGGCAGCGGCGCGGCGGCGGGCACCGTTCTGACATTTCAGGAGTCGCGTGCGGTCGAGCGCCTCGATCGCACGTTGCGCTCAAGACCGCGTGCGCAGCAGTTCACCGCGCGTTACCGGCTCGACGATCTGATCGGCGAATGCGCGCAGATCGAGCGGGTGCGCACGCTCGTGCGGCGCTATGCGAAATCGGACGCGACGGCGCTGATCCTCGGCGAAAGCGGGACCGGCAAGGAGATGGTCGCGCAGAGCATGCATCACCTGAGCGCGCGGCGCGACTTCGCGTTTGTCGCGATTAATTGCGGCGCGTTTCCCGAGGCCTTGCTCGAAAGCGAACTGTTCGGCTACGAAGAGGGGGCGTTTACCGGTGCGCGCAAGGGCGGCAAGGCGGGGCTGATCGAAGCGGCCCATCGCGGTACGCTCTTTCTCGATGAAATCGGCGAGATGCCATTGCCGCTGCAAAGCCGTCTGCTGCGTGTGCTGCAGGAGCGCGAAGTGGTGCGGCTCGGCTCGACGGAGCCGACGCGGGTCGATATACGCGTCGTCGCCGCGACACATCGGGCGCTGACCGAAGGTGTCGAGGCGGGTACCTTTCGCGCCGATCTGTTTTATCGGCTCAACATCCTGAGCATTGCGCTGCCGCCGCTGCGCGAGCGACCGGCCGATCTGATGCCGCTTGCCAGCGCACTGCTGCGGCAGGCGGCAACACGCGAGTCGCGGCTCGCGGCGCGCATCCGCATTGCGGATGACGCTGCCCGCGTGCTCGAACGCATCAGCGAGCCATTGCGCCGCTATGCGTGGCCAGGCAACGTGCGTGAATTGCAGAATGTGATCGAACGGATCGTCGTCGAACTGGCGGACGTGGACACGGACGATGGAGGCGACGGCGCGCTCACTGTCGACGTGCTGCGCACGATTGCGCCGGAATTGTTTGAGCCGTTTGTGCGCGGGCAGAAGGAAGCGCTGACGTTGCGCGAGCGTAGCCGTCACGTCGAGGCGGACCAAATCCGTGCCGCGCTGGCCGCGTGCAACGGCGATCGCGACGCGGTCTGCAAGGCGCTTGGCATCAGCAAGACCACCCTATGGCGCAAGCTGAACGCGGCGCACCAGGCGCAGTAGGGCGAACGCACGGACCCGAAGGCTATTGTCGAACACAAACCCACGGAGTGAATGCAATGCGCCGTCGCTTCCTGATCGCCGTCCCGCTGCTGATATCAGGCGGAGTGGCGCTTGCCGCCGATGTCAATTGCAGGAATCCGCTGGATCAGGCGAGCATGAACATCTGCGCCGACCGGGACTTCAAAGTCGCCGACAAAAAACTCAACGAAACGTATCGCGCGCTGTCCGCCAAAACCAGCAAGGCCGGGCGCGACAAGCTCCAGAAAGCGCAGCGGGCATGGGTGAGCTGGCGCGACGCCCAGTGCCAGTTGAACACGCTTGGCAGTGCCGACGGCAGTGTGCATCCGATGGTCTACGCGCTATGCCTCGACCAGCTGACGCAGGCCCAGACAAAGCTTCTCGATGGGCAACTGCATTGCCAGGAAGGCGATACGTCCTGCGGCGGACAATAGCGCTTCCCCGCCGAATCTTTCAGAAAAATTACGTCGTTGCGCCCGCAACCGAAGAACCCGTCGGGTCGGCAGCCGGAATTTCGCGACAGCCCCTGATAGAATGCCGGGGCCGCAACGTGTTGGATTGCAGATGAAATTGCTTGACGCATTGGTCGAACAGCGTATCGCCGCCGCAGCCGCTCGCGGCGCGTTCGACGATTTGCCGGGTGCCGGCCTGCCGCTGGACCTCGATGACGACGTGCTCGTCCCCGAGGAGGTGCGCGTGGCCAACCGGATACTGAAGAATGCCGGTTTTGTGCCGCCGGCAGTCGAACAACTGCGGGCGCTGCGCGACCTGCAGAACGAACTGAATGCCGTCAGCGACCGCGCCACGCGCTGCCGCCTTCAGGCAAAGATGCTGGCGCTCGACATGGCGCTTGAATCGCTGCGTGGTGGCCCGATGGTCGTACCGCGCGAATATTGCCGGCGCATCGCCGAGCGGCTCTCGGAGCGCACGTCCGGCGCCGACCCAGGCGACCCAGGCGACCCAGGCGACCCAGGCGAGGCAGGCCAGCAGTGAACGCGCCTTCTTCCGGCTTGCCAGTCACGGAACGCGAACGGCGCTTCATGCTGCTCGCGCAGGCTGCCGCCGAACAGGCGAGAGCGGCGGGCGAAGTGCCGGTCGGCGCGGTGCTCGTGCGTGGCGACGAAGTGATCGCCAGCGGATTCAATCACCCGATCGGCGCGCACGATCCTTCCGCACATGCCGAGATGGCCGCACTGAGGGCCGCCGCACAAAACCTTGGAAACTATCGCCTGCCGGGCTGCGAACTCTATGTCACACTCGAACCGTGCCTGATGTGCGCGGGCGCGATCATGCATGCGCGGATCGCGCGCGTCGTATTCGGCGCGCGCGATCCGAAGACGGGGGCGTGCGGCAGCGTCGTCGATGCCTTCGCCAATCCGCAGTTGAACCATCACACGACCGTGGTCGGAGGCGTGCTCGAAGACGAATGCGGCGCGGCGCTCAAAGCCTTCTTCGCGGACCGGCGGCGCGCCAGCCGGCAAGCGCGCGCGGCTGCTGCGGGCACCGCGTCCGACGCGCCGGGATTGCCAGCATCGCACGCATCTGAACCTCGATAATCAGACCGTCCGGATCTTCTGCTTATGATCGCGCATCGCACCATCGAACTGATCGCGCCTTCGGGCTACCCCCACGATCCAGCCGTCGTTCATCGCGCGCTGGGGCGCCTTCAGGCTCAGGGGCACCGCGTCACAGGTGTTCACGCAACCGAGCGACGCTACCAGCGCTTCGCGGGCACCGATGGCGAGCGCGCGGCGGAACTGAACCATCTCGCGGATCCGTCGAAGCCGTTGCCGGATATCGTGCTTTCCGTCCGGGGCGGTTACGGCGCCGTGCGCATTCTGCACGGGCTCGACTACGAGGGCTTGCAGCGGCGCCTGACGGATAAGCCCGTGGCCTTTGTCGGTCACAGCGACTTCACGGCGATCCAGATGGCTTTGCTGGCGCGCGCCGGCCTGAAATCGTTCGGCGGCCCGATGCTGATGAGCGATTTCGGCGCTGACGAGTTGAGCGACTTCACAATGAAGCATTTCTGGGAGGCGCTAACGAGCCCGACCTTCACGCTGACGAGCCGTGCGCCCCAGGCGCAGTCTGCCAACGTCAGCGGCGTGCTGTGGGGCGGCAATCTGGCAGTGATGGCGTCGCTTGTCGGCACACCGTACATGCCACCGGTGGAAGACGGCATCCTCTTTCTCGAAGACGTCAACGAACAGCCTTTCCGTGTCGAACGGATGATCTATCAACTTCAGCTGGCGGGCATTCTCGAGCGTCAGCAGGCAATCATCCTGGGCGATTTTTCCGGCAGCAAGGTGTATGACTACGACAACGGTTACGACCTGCGCGCGGTGATCGACCAGGTTCGTTCGGTGGTGGGTATTCCGGTGATCACGGGACTCCCGTTCGGTCATGTTGAAGATATGGTGACGTTGCCAGTGGGTGCCGATGCGCACCTCGAGGCCGACGCGCACGGATTCCGGTTGACCGTGACAGGACATCTGCATCTGAGTTGAGAGGGCAGGGTAGAGCGGGCGCTGCCCGCTTTATTTTTGGCCGATAGAACGCAACTAACGGTCTACCATTTCGCGCGACCTCAAATTCCGATCCGCCGCCGTTCATCCAGTGTTTGTTGACAAAATGTCCGGCAACTGACGACACCGCTTTTTCCCTCCTGAATGCATCGCAGGCTTGCCAGAAACCCATCCAGGCGGCCGTCGACGCCACGATACTATGCTCGCGGGCATCCGATTGTCGAAATTAAAGATAAAAATTGTTGACAATTTTTATGTCCATCCTAAGATGACCTTCATAACGAGACGCCCATCATGTCCGAGCAACCTTCCACCTCATCGACGAGCACCAAACCTGAAGCGATCGCCGAGCGCATTCGCGCCGCGATTCTCGAGCACCGGCTTTCGCCGGGTGCCAAGCTGACCGAAGCGCAGCTATGCGAAGTGTTCGGGGTGAAGCGCGGCCCGATCCGTCAAGCGCTTGCCCAGCTTGCGACCGACCGGCTCGTCGATCTCGAGCCGAATCGCGGTGCGTTCGTGGCGAGTCCGTCGCTGCAGGAAGTCCACGAGGTGTTCGAGATGCGCCGCATCATCGAACTTGCCGTGGTCGAGAAGATCTGCGCCGGCCCCGGTACGCGTCGGCTGAAGAGCATCAGCGGCATGATCGGCCGCGAGCGCAAGGCGTTTGAGACGCGGGATTTTCCGGCGTGGATCCGTCTGTCGGGCGAGTTTCATACGGAGCTGGCTTCACTGACCGGCAACACGGTGTTGTGTGACTGTCTCAACGGTCTTGTCGCGCGTTCCACGCTGATTTCGGCGTTGTACGAATCGCTCGGACGCAGCCCGTGTTCGTTCGAGGATCACGAAGCCATACTTGCCGCGCTCGACGCCGGTAACGCCAAGGAGGCTGCGGCGCTGATGTCGCGCCACCTGCAAAGCGTCGAACTGAAAATGCTCGATCGGCCGGCGCACGGCGCGGCCGATCTGCACGAAGTATTCGCCGCGCGCACAGGCAAGTCCGCGCCGGCCTGAAGCATGGCATCAGGGCGCTCAAGACGGGTGCGCGCCGCACTGATTGTGAACTGACACTGAATCGAATGCTCGCGACTGCGGACCCGCGATGAAGCGGGGACGCAGCCACAAGGCGGCCTGCCATCGGGCGGCGCCGTATCCGCGACAACGTTCTGGCAAGAGCCCGCGGCTCTCGTCCCGGGCGACAACCACAAGTACGAAAGTACGGAGACAACCGCGGCGCCTGCATGTAGCGGCACTCTCGGCTGGGTCGATTCTCGACCGGCGCGCCTCGCATGCGGGATGCAGATATCCATCGGTCTAGCGTTCGACGGTTTCCTTTCAAGGAGGAGTCATGGCTCAGTTCAGTGCAACACCGGGCAATCCCGCCATTCCCGCATTCGACGAAAGCGCCGCTGTCGGCAACCCATCGTTGCCGGCCGGCTACAGCGAGCGTCTTTACAACGAAGATCTCGCGCCGCTGCATCAACAGACGTGGAGCGCGTACAACATCTTCGCGTTCTGGATGTCGGATGTGCACAGCGTCGGCGGCTATGTGTTCGCGGGGAGTCTCTTCGCGCTCGGTCTGACGAGCTGGCAGGTGCTGATTGCGCTCCTCGTCGGCATCGGCATCGTCAACGTGCTGTGCAACCTGATCGCGAAACCAAGCCAGCTGAACGGCGTGCCGTATCCGGTCGCGTGTCGTGCGACTTTCGGTGTGCTCGGTGCGAATGTGCCGGCTGTGATTCGCGGGCTGATCGCCGTGGCGTGGTATGGCATCCAGACGTATCTGGCGTCGAGTGCGCTCGTCATCGTCGTGCTCAAATTCATGCCGCAGCTGATGCCGTATGCGGACGTCCATCATCACGGCTTCATGGGGCTGTCGACGGTCGGCTGGGCCGGCTTCATGCTGCTCTGGGTGCTTCAGGCGCTGGTGTTCTGGCACGGCATGGAGACCATCAAGAAGTTCATCGACTTCGCGGGCCCCGCTGTGTACGTGGTGATGTTCATCCTCGCGGGCTACATGGTGTGGCGCGCAGGCTGGCGCAACATCGGCATCAATCTGGGCGGTGTGAAGTATCACGGGCTCCAGGTCGTGCCGGTGATGATCACGGCGATCTCGCTGGTCGTGTCGTATTTCTCGGGGCCGATGCTGAATTTCGGCGACTTCTCGCGCTACGGCAAGAGCTTTCGCAGCGTCAAGCGCGGCAACTTCTGGGGCCTGCCGATCAACTTTCTTGCGTTCTCGCTGGTGACGGTCATCACGACGGCCGCGACGCTGCCCGTGTTCGGCGAACTGATCACCGATCCGGTCGAAACCGTAGGCCGCATTGACTATCCGCTGGCCGTGATTCTCGGTGCGCTCACGTTCACCATTGCAACGATCGGCATCAACATCGTGGCGAACTTCGTGTCGCCGGCTTTCGACTTTTCGAATGTCGCGCCGCGTCTCATCAGCTGGCGTGCAGGCGGGATGCTGGCGGCGGTGGCTTCGATCTTCATCACGCCGTGGAACCTCTTCAACAACCCCGCGGTGATCCACTACACGCTCGATGTGCTCGGCAGTTTCATCGGACCGTTGTATGGTGTGCTGATCGTCGACTTCTATCTCGTGAAGCGTCAGAAGATCGTGGCGGACGATCTGTATACGATGTCTGAACGCGGCAAGTACTGGTATCGCAATGGCGTCAACTATAGGGCCGTCGCCGCGTTGCTGCCGGCTGCCGCGATTGCCGTCACGTGCGTAATGGTGCCCTCGCTGGATGGCATGGCCAATTTCTCGTGGTTCATCGGTGCGCTGCTCGGCGCCGGGTTCTATCGCGCACTCGTGCGCAAGTGACAGCGCAAGGAGTCGATATGCGTATCAAGCTGATCAACCCCAACACAACACAACGGATGACCGATGCGATGGGACGTTGCGCGCGCAACGTCGTCGCGCCCGGCACCGAGCTGATCGCGGTCAGCCCGACCATGGGGCCGCCTTCGATCGAAGGCTATTACGACGAAGCGCTCGCGACGCCGGGCCTGCTCGCCGAGGTTGCCGCAGGTGAACGCGAAGGCTGCGACGGCTACGTGATCGCATGTTTCGGCGACCCGGGCCTGTATGCGGCGCGCGAACTGGCGCGCGGACCGGTGATCGGCATTGCCGAAGCCGCGATGCACGCAGCCAGTGTGCTTGCGCCGGGCTTTTCCGTGGTCACGACGCTGTCGCGGACCTGCGGCATGGCCTGGCACCTCGCCGAGCGGTACGGGATGAAGCGCTTCTGTCGCAACGTCCGCGCCACCGATGTTGCCGTGCTCGAACTCGACCGTCCCGGCTCGGCGGCGCGCCGGATCATCCTCGACGAATGCCGCCGGGCGCTCGACGAGGACGGCTCCGACGCCATCGTGCTCGGTTGCGCGGGAATGGCCGAACTGTGCGCGGAAATCGAGGATGCGCTGGGCGCGCCCGTGGTCGAGGGCGTGACGGCGGCAGTGAAATGGGTCGAGGCGCTGATTTCGCTGCGTCTTGGCACCGCGAAGCGCGGCGATTACGCGCGGCCGCTGGCGAAGCGCTACGACGGTGCGTTCGAGCGATTCAGCCCGACGGGCGAAAGCGAATGCGCGCCGGGGACGGCGGTTGCCGGCCGCGGCCAGGCGGTCACCGAAGCGGACCGGCTAGGGGTAAACCCGGGCGTTTCGGGCGCCGATGCGCTGCCTGTGGCGACGACGCACATACATTCCGTCTGACCTGCACTATCTGCCCGGGTGTATGGGCGCACCCGGGCGTTTTCGCTACACTGGCCTGGTCCTGGAATCGGCCCGGCATGGCGACGATCAGACGGCTTTCCGGCCGTTCTCCGCTGCCGCCAGCGCGAGGTCCAGCCCGTCATCCGGTCACCCAGCAGCTTTCGTCAAATCATGTCATTCGATTCGAACTATCCACGCGATCTGATCGGCTACGGCCGCCATCCGGTGCAGGCGAACTGGCCAGGACGCGCCCGCGTCGCCGTGCAGTTCGTGCTCAACTATGAAGAGGGCGGCGAGAACTGCGTCCTGCATGGCGATCCGGGCTCGGAGCAGTTCCTGTCGGAGATTGTCGGCGCGGCCGCTTTTCCGGCGCGCCACATGAGCATGGAGTCGATCTACGAATACGGCTCGCGCGCGGGCGTCTGGCGCATCCTGCGCGAGTTCGAGAAGCGCGCTCTGCCGCTGACCGTTTTTGGTGTCGGCATGGCCATCGAGCGCAATCCCGAAGTCGCGCGCGCGTTTGTCGAGCTGGGCCACGAGATTGCGTGTCATGGCTATCGCTGGATCCACTATCAGGACATGGCGCCGGAGAAGGAAGCCGAGCACATGCGCCTCGGCATGGAAGCGATCGAGCGCGTGACCGGCCAGCGTCCCCCTGGCTGGTACACCGGGCGCGACAGTCCGAATACGCATCGTCTGGTCGCCGAATATGGCGGCTTCCTGTACGACTCCGACTACTACGGCGACGATCTGCCGTTCTGGATGGACGTCGAGGTGACGGGCGGCGCAAAGGTGCCGCAACTGATCGTGCCGTACACGCTCGATACTAACGACATGCGTTTTGCGAGCCCGCAAGGCTTCAATACGGCGGATCATTTCTTCACGTATCTGCGCGACGCGTTCGACGTGCTTTACGAAGAAGGCGACGAGGCGCCGAAGATGCTGTCGATCGGCATGCACTGCCGTCTGCTCGGACGGCCTGGGCGCTTCCGCGCACTGCAGCGTTTTCTCGACCATATCGAACAGCACGATCGTGTCTGGGTGACGCGGCGTGTCGACATCGCGCAGCACTGGCGCGAACACCATCCCTGGCAACAGGATAACCGCGGGGCAGCCGCATGAAGGCGATGCAATACACCCTGGATCAACTGAATCACATTTCGACCGACGCGTTCGTCGCGGCGCTGTCGGGCATTTTCGAGCATTCGCCGTGGGTCGCCGAAGTGGCCGCCGCACAGCGTCCCTACGCGAGCATCGACGCGCTGCATCACACGATGTCGAACATCGTCGAGACGGCCGGCGAAGACAAGCAGCTGGCGCTGATCAACGCCCACCCGGAGCTGGCCGGCAAGGCGGCGGTGCGCGGCGAACTCACGGCTGAGTCGACGCGCGAGCAGAGCGGCGCAGGCCTTGCTCAATGCACGCAGGAAGAATTCGACCAGCTGTTGCGCCTGAATGAAGCCTATCGCGGGAAATTCGGCTTTCCGTTCATTCTCGCGGTGCGCGGCTATGACCGCCACGGCATCATCGCGAACTTCGAGGCACGCGTGAATAACAGCCGCGCGGACGAACTGCGCGCGAGCCTCGACCAGATCTGTCGCATCGCGCGCTTCAGGCTCGACGACCTGATCGACGCGTAAGCCCAAGGGGTTCGAGTCACGTCGCCGGCCATGAAGGTTTTTTGGCACTAACAGCTACACAGACATCAAGGAAGACAGCAATGGCACTCCCGATTCTTGACCCCAACGCGCCCGAATTCACGCGCCGCTATGTGAACCTCGCGGATCCGCGTCTGGGCGCACAGGCGCTCGAAACCAGCGACGATTTCTTCGCGCCGAAGGAGCGCATGCTCAATCCGGAGCCGGCCGTTTTCATTCCCGGCAAGTACGACGATCACGGCAAGTGGATGGACGGCTGGGAAACGCGCCGCAAGCGCACGACCGGTTACGACTGGTGCATCGTGAAGCTGGCACGCCCGGGTGTGATCAAGGGTCTCGACATCGATACGAGCCA
Protein-coding regions in this window:
- the prpR gene encoding propionate catabolism operon regulatory protein PrpR, which encodes MSTQPTDPSQRPRIWAVGISRLRDLFFDISSEYDGRANLRVVSVGFEEAVREIAAAGEARPDVVVAGGSNGAYLKTRASVPVVQINPTGFDVMHALARARRDAASVALVTHGETPEEVRRFTAAYGIDVVFASYQSAQDAESCVLDLRDRGVGAVVGPGLVTDLAARAGMAAVFLYSRASVRAAFETALDVAQATRGEAVRRQRLDNLLQHMRDGVVALDAQGRVEAINQRLATALGIDTANAVGRPLIELAPDIADALPDADGDAPGSVRGVSYVVHRGPLAGSGAAAGTVLTFQESRAVERLDRTLRSRPRAQQFTARYRLDDLIGECAQIERVRTLVRRYAKSDATALILGESGTGKEMVAQSMHHLSARRDFAFVAINCGAFPEALLESELFGYEEGAFTGARKGGKAGLIEAAHRGTLFLDEIGEMPLPLQSRLLRVLQEREVVRLGSTEPTRVDIRVVAATHRALTEGVEAGTFRADLFYRLNILSIALPPLRERPADLMPLASALLRQAATRESRLAARIRIADDAARVLERISEPLRRYAWPGNVRELQNVIERIVVELADVDTDDGGDGALTVDVLRTIAPELFEPFVRGQKEALTLRERSRHVEADQIRAALAACNGDRDAVCKALGISKTTLWRKLNAAHQAQ
- a CDS encoding lysozyme inhibitor LprI family protein — encoded protein: MRRRFLIAVPLLISGGVALAADVNCRNPLDQASMNICADRDFKVADKKLNETYRALSAKTSKAGRDKLQKAQRAWVSWRDAQCQLNTLGSADGSVHPMVYALCLDQLTQAQTKLLDGQLHCQEGDTSCGGQ
- a CDS encoding DnaJ family domain-containing protein gives rise to the protein MKLLDALVEQRIAAAAARGAFDDLPGAGLPLDLDDDVLVPEEVRVANRILKNAGFVPPAVEQLRALRDLQNELNAVSDRATRCRLQAKMLALDMALESLRGGPMVVPREYCRRIAERLSERTSGADPGDPGDPGDPGEAGQQ
- the tadA gene encoding tRNA adenosine(34) deaminase TadA; its protein translation is MNAPSSGLPVTERERRFMLLAQAAAEQARAAGEVPVGAVLVRGDEVIASGFNHPIGAHDPSAHAEMAALRAAAQNLGNYRLPGCELYVTLEPCLMCAGAIMHARIARVVFGARDPKTGACGSVVDAFANPQLNHHTTVVGGVLEDECGAALKAFFADRRRASRQARAAAAGTASDAPGLPASHASEPR
- the ldcA gene encoding muramoyltetrapeptide carboxypeptidase, with translation MIAHRTIELIAPSGYPHDPAVVHRALGRLQAQGHRVTGVHATERRYQRFAGTDGERAAELNHLADPSKPLPDIVLSVRGGYGAVRILHGLDYEGLQRRLTDKPVAFVGHSDFTAIQMALLARAGLKSFGGPMLMSDFGADELSDFTMKHFWEALTSPTFTLTSRAPQAQSANVSGVLWGGNLAVMASLVGTPYMPPVEDGILFLEDVNEQPFRVERMIYQLQLAGILERQQAIILGDFSGSKVYDYDNGYDLRAVIDQVRSVVGIPVITGLPFGHVEDMVTLPVGADAHLEADAHGFRLTVTGHLHLS
- a CDS encoding GntR family transcriptional regulator — translated: MSEQPSTSSTSTKPEAIAERIRAAILEHRLSPGAKLTEAQLCEVFGVKRGPIRQALAQLATDRLVDLEPNRGAFVASPSLQEVHEVFEMRRIIELAVVEKICAGPGTRRLKSISGMIGRERKAFETRDFPAWIRLSGEFHTELASLTGNTVLCDCLNGLVARSTLISALYESLGRSPCSFEDHEAILAALDAGNAKEAAALMSRHLQSVELKMLDRPAHGAADLHEVFAARTGKSAPA
- a CDS encoding NCS1 family nucleobase:cation symporter-1; its protein translation is MAQFSATPGNPAIPAFDESAAVGNPSLPAGYSERLYNEDLAPLHQQTWSAYNIFAFWMSDVHSVGGYVFAGSLFALGLTSWQVLIALLVGIGIVNVLCNLIAKPSQLNGVPYPVACRATFGVLGANVPAVIRGLIAVAWYGIQTYLASSALVIVVLKFMPQLMPYADVHHHGFMGLSTVGWAGFMLLWVLQALVFWHGMETIKKFIDFAGPAVYVVMFILAGYMVWRAGWRNIGINLGGVKYHGLQVVPVMITAISLVVSYFSGPMLNFGDFSRYGKSFRSVKRGNFWGLPINFLAFSLVTVITTAATLPVFGELITDPVETVGRIDYPLAVILGALTFTIATIGINIVANFVSPAFDFSNVAPRLISWRAGGMLAAVASIFITPWNLFNNPAVIHYTLDVLGSFIGPLYGVLIVDFYLVKRQKIVADDLYTMSERGKYWYRNGVNYRAVAALLPAAAIAVTCVMVPSLDGMANFSWFIGALLGAGFYRALVRK
- a CDS encoding aspartate/glutamate racemase family protein; protein product: MRIKLINPNTTQRMTDAMGRCARNVVAPGTELIAVSPTMGPPSIEGYYDEALATPGLLAEVAAGEREGCDGYVIACFGDPGLYAARELARGPVIGIAEAAMHAASVLAPGFSVVTTLSRTCGMAWHLAERYGMKRFCRNVRATDVAVLELDRPGSAARRIILDECRRALDEDGSDAIVLGCAGMAELCAEIEDALGAPVVEGVTAAVKWVEALISLRLGTAKRGDYARPLAKRYDGAFERFSPTGESECAPGTAVAGRGQAVTEADRLGVNPGVSGADALPVATTHIHSV
- the puuE gene encoding allantoinase PuuE, which gives rise to MSFDSNYPRDLIGYGRHPVQANWPGRARVAVQFVLNYEEGGENCVLHGDPGSEQFLSEIVGAAAFPARHMSMESIYEYGSRAGVWRILREFEKRALPLTVFGVGMAIERNPEVARAFVELGHEIACHGYRWIHYQDMAPEKEAEHMRLGMEAIERVTGQRPPGWYTGRDSPNTHRLVAEYGGFLYDSDYYGDDLPFWMDVEVTGGAKVPQLIVPYTLDTNDMRFASPQGFNTADHFFTYLRDAFDVLYEEGDEAPKMLSIGMHCRLLGRPGRFRALQRFLDHIEQHDRVWVTRRVDIAQHWREHHPWQQDNRGAAA
- the uraD gene encoding 2-oxo-4-hydroxy-4-carboxy-5-ureidoimidazoline decarboxylase, whose product is MKAMQYTLDQLNHISTDAFVAALSGIFEHSPWVAEVAAAQRPYASIDALHHTMSNIVETAGEDKQLALINAHPELAGKAAVRGELTAESTREQSGAGLAQCTQEEFDQLLRLNEAYRGKFGFPFILAVRGYDRHGIIANFEARVNNSRADELRASLDQICRIARFRLDDLIDA